GCACAACAAACCCATGACGTTAGGTCAGTAATGGTGTGCTATATCTTTTCTAagatattcacacacattcaaactttCCCGGTAGGAGGAAGTTCCTAGTTCTAATTGTAATTGGAAAATTTCTTCTTGTTATCGTAGACGAGTGCGTACCTCACTATCTCCTCAGGGAAACAGCTGTTGATGGTGTTGATGTACCCCTGCAGAAGAGAGCCCTGCTCAGCATCCATCTCCTGCATCTTCTTCAGACCCCCGCTGGTCACAAACAAACGTCGGGCCTTACTGTCATGAGGCAGCACCTTGGATAAGAGGGAGGTCAGGGGGAACGACACAAATGAACAAGGCTTTTCTCTATCAAAAAGACAGATTTGTCTGATTCTGGTTGTGATACCTTGCTGAACTGGCACACAACATGTTTGAGGATGTTGCTGGGGGCATCGTAGAGGAGGGGCTCCAGAGCAGGCAGGTAGGTGCACTTCTGCAGGATGCTCTTCAAAGCGTCCTTACTCTGTAAAGACAAGGACACGggagaaaaatatgaaacaacagATAAAATCTCCCTTTTGCCTCTTTAACAGGAAACTTTCAAATTGGAGTTGGACTCATCTTCTCCATAGACTACCCCGAAATGAAGCCAAACGCTTCCGTGGAATGAAGTTATGATGGTCACATGCTTGTTCAATCATTATTTTTCACGCTGATTGTTggaatcaaataacaaattaagaCAAACTTTACTGGAAAGTATGGTAAGAACTCTCTAAAGTGACGTGCAcgatttggtccatgtccaaatCCACTAACAGGGTTtaaactgcaaccagccaccaggtgccgattgaaaatctttggcttcactttttgggagcagtcgtgtcgtccatctttatacacagttgATGGCTGATACCAGTTGTTTGTGCTGATATAAACTATTGAttaatcaaaagtaaaaaaatcaaaacctGCAATTCTTACTTTGACCTGTAGGTCCTCTGAACTACCGGCCTCCATGTAGAGCCGCAGCAGACTGGGTAGCAGGTTCGCTGTGGCCACAGCCTTCGCATGCTCAGGCGTGTGGTACCCAATCTGGCCGATGGACCAGGCCGTGGCCGCCTTGATGTGATGCTCGGGCTCCTCAGAAAGACACAGGGCCAGCTGGTGCACCCCCTACAGGACGGGAGGACTACTTCAGTTTATATACAGTATGACCCAGAGGCCACAGGACCTGAGAGAAAGCCTCTGGATTTAGTGATGGCTTAAGCTGTCACAGTGAGAGAGATAGGCGAACGTGCACACACCTTGGAGAGAATGACGGCCATGGCGAGGTTCTCACTGTGAGTGGCCACGTATCCCAGCATCATGATCCCCGGCAGCCGCAGGCTTCCTTGGCAGTCACCCAGAGAATCGATGACTGCTGACATGCCACCACAGTTCACAATCACCTGGGacagctggaaacacacaagcacatgcatgTTACTTTGTTTCCTGCCATGGATGGTTGTCcctacaagtgtgtgtgtgtgtgtgtgtgtgtatgttggtgggtgtgtgtttgtgtgctgtacCTCTGGTGAGTGCTTCACCACCTCCCTCATCAGAGTGGTGACATTCTTCCTCACATACTTGTCTGGATCTCTGAGGCAGATCAGGGCTGCAGGGAAGATCTCTGCCTCGATCACCATCTCTGCCAGGCCGACCGAGTGCTTGCTGATCTGACTGAGGGCTGAGAACACCTGCCtctgcatggacacacacacacacaccacgccTGGTTATTCCCACAGTTCCTTCATTCAAACTAAGCTACTGCTTCATGTTGTGCAGCATCTTTGGGGAAACACTTTTTCACCTTCAACGAGCTGCACTTGTATCATACATTTCTTCTTAAATGTAGTAAAAATGTATGCTTTCCCTCCTCTGGTCTCTCCGCCTGATCACAATGCATGATTGCATACACTATATTGGGTATTAACGGTTGTGACCATCGGTTTTACActatttttcctcctccaggacAAAGACAAATTACAGCTCTGTATCTTCAAATCAAATATGTTGCATTTGTACCTTGAGTTTTGCGTCCGGGTTGAGGATCATCTGCGCCAAGTGCGGCACggcaccggtgtccaccacagCCTGCGCCAACTCCGGCGTGTGTTTGCAGATTTCGCTGAGGGTGGAGGCCGCGATGCGTTTCAGTGCCATCTCTGGTTCCCGGAAACAGAGCATCAGCAGAGGGACGGCCCCCGCATCCACCACGGTCTGAGCCAACACTggcggagagaggaggggtACGTGAAAATACAGAcacaggatggagagagagagagatggagagggaatGGAAACCGCTTCTTCTTACGCTCATTGTGTTGGGCGACGTTGCATAGAGCACAGGCTGCGGCCTCCTTCACCGCGGGGTCAAACTCCTCCAGGCAAAGGACCATGGCATCAACACCCCCACAGGCCACCACAGCCTGGGCCAGGCCGGAAGAGTGTTTGGCCACAGCCCGAAGGACAAACGATGCTGCTTTCTTAAAGAACCTCtgcacacacatgacacacacacacattgatttccTGGTGACGAGAACCTCTTGCCTCATCCTAGCTCTCAACCTaaacttaaaacatgtcttcaccttaaaataaTCGGTACTTCatcacaacatgagtaatagaTGGACCCCTCACACAGATAAGAACATCAATTGGTGACCCTGCACACAGAGTTCATTTGGTTTGAAAGCAACCTGTGTGGTGTGGAGGGATGATTACTCACATTTTTCGAAGGCAAAGAATGGACAAGATGAAGCAGGATGTCTTCCCTCACCACGACCTCCGCCAGGTCAATGCTGTGGTCGGCCAGGCGGCCCAGAGCCAAGGCTGCAGTCTGCTGGATGCTGGGGACCACGTCCAGTATCAGGGAACGCAGCAAGGCCATCACCCCTGcagaagaggaaacactggAGTTGGCAGCTGAAGCACAGTATTTATTTAccattattagggcccgagcacctacGGTGGGAGGCTCTATTGTATCTCGAAGGATTCATATTTCCCTTTTTTGGGCTTTTTCAGggcctagacatgctcaaattttggcactacttcacactcccttatctgcattagactctgactttccttATTtgcactctgatgtcaattacacatcacctcGTTGTCAAAACACTTCACACAATGTCCAGTTGatacacacacttctcaagtaaaatctcaaagcatcaacctacaacagacaaatactcaaatctctaaacattcaggtctgttgagcaatttgcAATCAGGACTGCAGCATAAAAGTGCCTTGAGCATCTGTGATGTTGGATGAACAATGGAGAACTTGGAAGATATCGACAaccagagaaggagaggggtaagagtgagaggaggaggtagaggaggaagaggtgatgcCTAATtcatttttgtgaagggggggggggggttgagcaccgaaataaaccttttttgctgcatatttgtgtgctgctTTATGTTTGCCTATGAAAAAAGAAGGCCttcactgagacattttacaaaaggagaaatggctcattctccagagtcattgtctttcatatggtgtgttccatatGAATGCTACAATGTAGCCCTAGCTATCTTTGATTCTTACCGGCACTCTGCAGGGTCTCTATGTTTTGGGGTCTGGATGCCCGATCTGCAATCATCTGCACAAACTGCAACCTCGACCTCTGATACTGCTCAAATCCTGCAAAGCACAAACATGACAGAGGTTCACCCGCTGCATGTTTCCGTCTATGAGTGAAAACAGTTCCCGAGTCTCACCTCGAATGGTCTCTCGCTGACTCATTGTTACTCagatgaaactttaaaatatgacaaatcaGATAACGCTTTTAAAGTTAAGAGCAGATTTGTCTATGCGTCTGAAGCTGCTTTGAACTAAATCAAACTGACTTGGTTGAGCACTTCTTAGTACGGTTTATCGGAGGGTGGCATATCAATTTGGTTGTACTGCTTTAAAAGTAGAAGATACTAAAGCAATAAAAATATTAGTCCTCAAAGGATTGCTTGACAATAAAGAATTTGTTTCTACTCAGGCTGACATCAAAGGAGGTATGGGGTATGACTTCATCAACTCCGGCTTACATCAAAGGATTGTAATTGAGTGCATTGTTTAATAGGGTATTAAAAACTTCTCTAAACATTTGGACACCACTACAAACTGGTAAACTCATTAGATAGTGCACTATAGGGATTTCAGAAAGTTTGTGTCTTGCTCGGAGACACTTCAGCACAAGGATATGAAGAATATTCAGTATGTAAATAGTCAGAGAGGTCTTGAACACAgacatatcagtctcactctgaacttattgagcaaagcgTTTTCatagaactttgaaatatccagaaatgaactgatttgactgtacacatgttggactttactttgaaaaatctccaaatctatacagtaaaaatgtttgatattcaatacgttggtagtcagagaggtcctgaacacagacatatcagtctcactctgaacttattgagcaaagtgtttttacagtactttacAGTATCGAGATAATTGATATCGTCAAAATTATATTCATAAAAAAtgacacatgtaagacaatataTACTTCTTGTGAATTTAATCCaagaaattattttacaattatgcattttttattggctccatgtcaacagtttattttgaaaaccggaCGTAGGCCCACGTGTGTTCTTCGAGTACTCCGTTGCCGTCCCCTTTCTGGGCGGtttggatgcgtttaccataagtGTCAGTATATGAGTGCAGTAGAATTTCTTAGTCGGCTGATGTGCATGTTCtgaccaaactgtcagaaacaaGACTGAATAATTGGTTCATCTAGATCCGATGTCAGATTCAAGTGCAGTGAAGTTCATACGCCAATTTAATGACAGGTCAACAGCTGTGTGCTCCAGCAATCACATACAacgttcatatatatatatatatatatatatagagagagagagagagagagagacagagagagagagagagagagggctccTACTGCCCCCTTGCGGCTGTGGCCTCAAGTTGTCGCTGGGCaaccgtgtgtgcgtgtgtgtctgtgtttgagtgaaATCTTATGTTATCATTGTAAAGGCCTTTTTGATAATTTTTCAGAAAAGTGTTACAAACATAACTAAGGAATATGTTTTATCTGATCTTTTATTGTGTCATACAACTTAACTACAAAGGTGATCAAATTTGACTTACAAATGTATTGGATCATTCATTTAaccttgtacacacacacgtgttgtgCACTGAAGCAGCTACAGATTGTTGTAAAGGTGACGACCAATCAGATTGGATTCTTTATTCTTATTTGTTTATCTCTGCATTTCATTTTACCTGCGTCTCTGTGCGTAACCGGGATCCCTGCTTTGTTGTCACTGGAGATGATCAGCTGATATCTCATCCTGAGTCAGTGGTCGATCTTTCTATGGTCCTTTTTTTAATgcacagaatttttttttaattttcatgaaGCCAAAACGCAAGAGACCAGGAAGTCTCCTCCTGCAGAAGTTATTTGACCTCACAACAGCCCTGAGACCTTTACATATAAAGGATattaatgtgtgcgtgtgtattgcTTTCTGGAAAAAAATGAGTTTTATTGTTCTTCACATTTAATGAAGATAATAAAACACCTCCATAAGCCTTCGCTCAAACCAATTACAGCACTTTTTCTGCTTAACTCAAAATCTAACTCTCATGTGTACTGCCTTTTTACACTTTACACTATGCAGACTCATATTTATTCCttgtgcgtttttttttttgtgatttacatttttgacaCAAAGTACTTCCTAagacagagggaaaagaaaactaCTTCCACGTCCATTCCCATACAATATCTTGTAATTCATCTGTTGCGGAAATATGAGAGTATATAACACCCTGCAGGCCATGGTGtttatttattacaaataattataattaaataggaggtaattttttttttttttttttattagatgaATATATTTATCGATTATAGATAAGTTCATTTTTTTAGAGGGATAAACGAGCCTTCGATAAAGCTGCCTTAAATTACGAACATTCATTGTGTTTGGATTCATCCCAGAGTGTCattgtcattatttattaatatatttatcaaGTTAAATGTCTTATTTAAAGAATGTAAGCTGTTTTAAATACTTCGATTTTAATGGAATGTTTACACCTCGAGGCAGCATCAACAaatgagaatacaaatattaaatcgGACAGAAGAATCTCTCGGCTGCATTAGGTTATACAGAAGATATATGTAGTTCATATATCGTGTTGctttgtgtatattttaaatgtggCCTCTACATATTGGTTGTATGACACATTTaaagatgaaatatatataGCTATATATGTGCGTTCATGTTGTCCGGACCTATAGAGATCAGTGGTTCATGTGTAGAACAGGAGGGGAAAGTACCTCACTTCTCTTGATATTTATCAATTGGCGGAAACACGATAACGCACTCGCGCACGCAGTTTTTGGGGCGTTATTTGCCAACAGCTGCGCGCTCACGTCTCTGCTGCCGTGAGAGCAGGGTGAGGGGCGACGGGCCAATGTGCAcgagcagcagagaaaacaaacaaagagcgGATCGAGCcgtgtgctgcagctgctgcgcgcacacataaatatacatacatatgcaTAGCTGAACTGCAGTGATAGACCCCAGCCGCCAGGGGACAGTGTGAACCAtgcaaagagcagcagagacctTCACTTCACAGGGGAGACACGTGtattcttcttctctgaattatttatatgtatttttatacttatatatatatataaacatatttatatgttttttatgtggCTGGAATACATCTGTGAGACTGTGATGAAGATATGATGTATTAGCTGTATATGCACTATAAGGGCAAAGCTTGAGGCAAAAGAGCCGCAGGTTCAAATCCATTGTCAATAGGCATCCAGCCTGTTGTAGTGTCTTTAAGCAACCCACTAATTTCCTATCACCTCCAGGGCTGCAGCTCTGTCACTGaatatgacctttgacctctgtagAGCTTAGTTCT
The window above is part of the Platichthys flesus chromosome 21, fPlaFle2.1, whole genome shotgun sequence genome. Proteins encoded here:
- the LOC133932424 gene encoding sperm-associated antigen 6-like, giving the protein MVNKYCASAANSSVSSSAGVMALLRSLILDVVPSIQQTAALALGRLADHSIDLAEVVVREDILLHLVHSLPSKNRFFKKAASFVLRAVAKHSSGLAQAVVACGGVDAMVLCLEEFDPAVKEAAACALCNVAQHNELLAQTVVDAGAVPLLMLCFREPEMALKRIAASTLSEICKHTPELAQAVVDTGAVPHLAQMILNPDAKLKRQVFSALSQISKHSVGLAEMVIEAEIFPAALICLRDPDKYVRKNVTTLMREVVKHSPELSQVIVNCGGMSAVIDSLGDCQGSLRLPGIMMLGYVATHSENLAMAVILSKGVHQLALCLSEEPEHHIKAATAWSIGQIGYHTPEHAKAVATANLLPSLLRLYMEAGSSEDLQVKSKDALKSILQKCTYLPALEPLLYDAPSNILKHVVCQFSKVLPHDSKARRLFVTSGGLKKMQEMDAEQGSLLQGYINTINSCFPEEIVRYNTPGYSEVLLEKLENYKLP